A DNA window from Macrobrachium rosenbergii isolate ZJJX-2024 chromosome 41, ASM4041242v1, whole genome shotgun sequence contains the following coding sequences:
- the LOC136826640 gene encoding LOW QUALITY PROTEIN: protein FAM200C-like (The sequence of the model RefSeq protein was modified relative to this genomic sequence to represent the inferred CDS: deleted 1 base in 1 codon), whose product MASVQQTKKKCRQYSVEYLKYGFVAAPHNQQQPMCLLCDRVFSNEAMKPSRLLEHLKKMHSDKADKNLAYFQSLQDNVRKRKTIGNIFASTLQQSTDGLRASYNISLLIARSGKPHTIGEELILPAVREVLHTVVHKSPDQIIKAIPLSDNSVQRTDEMAENIEETLCNMLKTTDFSLQLDESTLPGNESLLLAYVRFVKDESLVQELLFARQLETDTKGESVFRVVDDFFKEKDIPLSNILACATDGAPSMVGRHRGFISFLKKAVPGVFTVHCVFHRQHLVAKNLSGRLHKSMSTVITAINKIKAHALNSRLFRQLCTDNDEEFERLVLHTEVRWLSKGNCLRRFYSLFDTVVEFFQDSNSVLCDELRNMKHDIACLADIFTKFNEVNLQLQGNEANLIKVKSAISTFLAKLQLFKRNIARHALYQFPCLSELDKEKGIPDNDLQVYCTHLDELHRDMSERFEDILLLEIPDWVINTFLIVDGEETGLAEEELISIQNDIELRPKFKELRPKFKKSYQDFWLQKKISDCYQVLWNKVKMYFIAFPTSYLVERGFSAVALLLSKQRNRLKITDRGDLRLLSEFQPDVEKLCPCTKHIHPINIKCETMKVTGEMFIYHSMLLKQLKLLKNKLVY is encoded by the exons ATGGCCTCGGTacagcaaacaaaaaagaagtgtcGGCAATATAGTGTGGAATATCTGAAATATGGATTTGTCGCAGCACCACACAACCAACAGCAACCAATGTGTCTACTGTGTGATAGAGTGTTTTCAAATGAAGCTATGAAACCTTCGAGGCTTTTGGAACATTTGAAGAAAATGCACTCTGATAAAGCAGACAAAAACTTGGCATATTTTCAGTCACTCCAAGACAACGTTCGGAAACGGAAAACCATTGGAAATATATTTGCCAGCACTTTACAACAATCCACTGACGGTTTGCGAGCGTCATACAACATCTCTCTGCTGATTGCTAGATCTGGTAAGCCTCATACAATTGGAGAAGAGCTTATTCTACCAGCAGTAAGAGAGGTTCTGCACACAGTTGTACACAAGTCACCTGACCAAATTATAAAAGCTATTCCTCTCAGTGATAACTCTGTTCAGAGAACTGATGAAATGgctgaaaatattgaagaaacaTTGTGTAACATGCTTAAGACAACAGATTTTAGTTTACAGTTAGATGAGTCCACTCTGCCAGGCAATGAATCTTTGCTTCTTGCTTATGTTCGTTTCGTCAAAGATGAAAGCTTGGTTCAAGAGCTGTTATTTGCAAGACAGCTTGAAACAGACACAAAAGGGGAGTCAGTATTTCGTGTCGTCGATGATTTTTTCAAAGAGAAAGACATCCCACTTTCTAACATTCTTGCTTGTGCAACAGATGGGGCACCATCAATGGTAGGTCGTCATCGTGGCTTCATTAGTTTCTTGAAAAAAGCTGTACCTGGAGTATTTACAGTGCACTGTGTATTCCACAGGCAGCATCTGGTCGCAAAAAACCTGAGTGGTAGACTACACAAATCAATGAGTACTGTTATCacagcaataaataaaatcaaggcaCATGCCCTCAATTCCCGACTGTTTCGCCAGCTCTgcactgataatgatgaagagttTGAACGTTTAGTGTTGCACACAGAAGTTAGATGGCTGTCAAAGGGAAACTGCCTGAGACGTTTCTATTCACTGTTTGACACAGTTGTTGAATTCTTCCAAGACTCCAATTCTGTTCTGTGTGATGAACTAAGAAACATGAAGCATGACATTGCTTGTTTGGCAGATATATTCACAAAGTTCAATGAAGTTAATTTGCAGCTGCAAGGAAACGAGGCTAACCTAATTAAAGTCAAATCAGCTATCTCCACCTTCCTGGCCAAGTTACAGTTATTCAAACGAAACATAGCTCGTCATGCACTCTACCAGTTCCCATGCCTCTCTGAATTGGATAAGGAAAAAGGCATACCAGACAATGACCTTCAAGTGTATTGTACACACCTGGATGAACTGCACAGAGACATGTCTGAGAGATTTGAGGACATTTTATTGCTTGAAATACCAGACTGGGTGATCAATACATTCCTAATTGTCGACGGTGAGGAAACTGGATTGGCAGAGGAAGAACTGATTTCAATTCAAAATGACATTGAGCTAAGGCCAAAGTTCAAAGAGCTAAGGCCAAAGTTCAAAAAATCATATCAAGATttttggttacaa aaaaaaatctctgactGCTATCAAGTGCTGTGGAACAAGGTCAAGATGTACTTTATTGCCTTCCCAACATCGTATTTAGTAGAACGGGGCTTCAGTGCAGTCGCCTTGCTTCTTTCCAAGCAAAGAAACCGACTGAAAATTACTGACCGCGGGGATCTACGACTTCTTAGTGAGTTTCAGCCTGATGTTGAGAAGCTATGTCCCTGCACCAAGCACATCCATCCCATTAATATTAAGTGTGAGACAATGAAGGTTACTGGTGAAATGTTTATTTACCATTCCATGttgctgaaacagttaaaactgctaaaaaataaattggtttaCTAA